The following are encoded together in the Malaya genurostris strain Urasoe2022 chromosome 3, Malgen_1.1, whole genome shotgun sequence genome:
- the LOC131435917 gene encoding CDAN1-interacting nuclease 1 gives MVILNYDQYNKIQQFIHKFRGLSIDCNRKLVKEFPQHSPDMLGSILAREVRQRLKQSHAKISARADGLLSDYNKNAKTTGALDVLLKMAISLRIPPLSLCRIILLKKYPDKAKSDISEMIRNPDLIQDSLLGANVGYCIYSENMEGPITDTIRRCIGEEYEVKLKQMARDVGLVFHDEGDLRRTGYDKTPDLKLAIPCLYKGRVVNWIESKASFGDMDTHLGYVKDQLISYGNRFGSGIVIYWFGFLDMIADCAENGDYIIVVDKFPALDEFEFLTFNIPEVCRKEIDKLNR, from the exons ATGGTGATACTAAACTACGAtcaatacaataaaattcaacagttcaTTCATAAATTTCGTGGATTGTCCATTGATTGTAATCGGAAATTGGTGAAAGAATTTCCTCAGCATAGTCCCGATATGCTTGGAAGTATTCTCGCTCGAGAAGTGCGCCAACGTTTGAAACAATCACATGCAAAAATAAGTGCCCGTGCGGATGGTTTACTATCAGACTATAATAAGAATGCAAAAACGACGGGAGCCTTGGATGTTTTATTAAAGATGGCTATTTCATTGCGAATACCTCCTTTGTCGTTGTGTCGTATAATTTTACTCAAAAAGTATCCAGACAAGGCTAAATCGGATATATCCGAAATGATTCGTAACCCGGATCTCATCCAGGACTCGTTACTTGGAGCCAATGTGGGGTATTGTATATATAGCGAAAATATGGAAGGTCCGATAACGGATACAATCCGGAGATGTATTGGCGAAGAGTATGAGGTCAAATTGAAACAAATGGCTCGAGACGTCGGATTGGTGTTCCACGATGAAGGTGATCTCAGACGGACCGGTTACGATAAAACACCGGATCTCAAACTGGCCATACCATGTCTGTACAAAGGCCGAGTGGTGAACTGGATCGAAAGCAAGGCTTCATTCGGTGATATGGACACACATTTGGGTTACGTAAAAGATCAACTCATAAGCTATGGAAATAG attCGGTAGCGGAATTGTTATCTACTGGTTTGGTTTTTTGGATATGATAGCGGACTGTGCCGAAAACGGGGATTACATTATAGTGGTCGATAAGTTTCCGGCACTCGACGAGTTCGAGTTTCTAACGTTCAACATTCCAGAAGTGTGTCGAAAGGAAATAGATAAACTAAATAGGTAG